From one Buchnera aphidicola (Cinara strobi) genomic stretch:
- the nuoH gene encoding NADH-quinone oxidoreductase subunit NuoH: MKNKVFFAFFSVGFIIFSASILSLIERKLLALFQNRYGPNRVGWKGCMQVFADGIKLLFKEDWIPPFSDKILFLLAPVISFVSLLLVCSVIPVTSNLMVINLNIGVLFFLMMSSLSVYGVLLAGWSSNNKYALLGSLRAVAQMLSYEVFLGLSCMGPVIQCGSFNLVDIVYSQEKVWNIVPQFFGFITFFIACIAVCHRHPFDQPEAEQELADGYHIEYSGMKFGMFFIGEYISVITVSALIVCLFFGGWLGPFFYPGIWFILKVLLFIFLFILLRASLPRPRYDHVMLFAWKFCLPISLLNLIYTSFKVLLYL; encoded by the coding sequence ATGAAAAACAAGGTTTTTTTTGCTTTTTTTTCTGTAGGTTTTATAATTTTTAGTGCAAGTATTTTAAGTTTAATAGAGAGAAAGTTATTAGCATTATTTCAAAATAGATATGGTCCAAATAGAGTGGGTTGGAAGGGATGTATGCAAGTATTTGCTGATGGAATCAAGTTACTTTTTAAAGAAGACTGGATTCCTCCTTTTAGTGACAAAATATTATTTTTGTTGGCCCCGGTTATTTCTTTTGTATCGCTATTATTGGTTTGTTCAGTGATTCCTGTAACTTCGAATTTAATGGTTATTAATTTAAATATTGGAGTTTTATTTTTTTTAATGATGTCTTCTTTATCTGTATACGGGGTTTTATTGGCTGGTTGGTCTAGTAATAACAAATATGCTTTATTAGGATCTCTTCGTGCAGTAGCTCAAATGTTGAGTTATGAAGTTTTTTTAGGTTTATCTTGTATGGGTCCAGTTATTCAGTGTGGATCTTTTAATTTAGTAGATATTGTTTATTCGCAAGAAAAAGTATGGAATATTGTTCCTCAGTTTTTTGGTTTTATAACTTTTTTTATTGCTTGTATTGCAGTTTGTCACAGACATCCTTTTGATCAACCTGAAGCAGAACAAGAGTTAGCAGATGGATATCATATTGAATATTCTGGAATGAAGTTTGGTATGTTTTTTATTGGTGAATATATTTCTGTTATTACAGTATCAGCATTAATAGTATGTTTATTTTTTGGAGGCTGGTTAGGTCCGTTTTTTTACCCAGGAATTTGGTTTATTTTAAAAGTGTTATTGTTTATATTTTTATTTATTTTATTGAGAGCATCTCTTCCTAGGCCAAGATATGATCACGTTATGTTGTTTGCATGGAAGTTTTGTTTACCAATTTCATTGTTAAATTTGATATATACGTCTTTTAAAGTATTGCTATATTTATAG
- the nuoI gene encoding NADH-quinone oxidoreductase subunit NuoI has product MSIKNIILGFFSCIRTCILIFCNIFSPRETRMYPEEPLNLSLRYRGRIILTRNTDGSERCVACNLCSVVCPVNCISLKKSEDKDGRWYSEFFRINISRCIFCGLCEEACPTAAIQLIPDVELSEIKRNRLIYEKKNLLISGPGKFPKYNFYSISGVNKKKVFNDASSKKILNCIDVTSLLP; this is encoded by the coding sequence ATGAGTATAAAGAATATTATTTTAGGGTTTTTTAGCTGTATACGTACCTGTATATTAATATTTTGCAACATATTTTCCCCTAGAGAAACAAGAATGTATCCCGAAGAACCGTTGAATTTATCTTTAAGGTATCGTGGACGAATTATTTTAACTAGAAATACTGATGGGTCAGAGCGATGTGTAGCATGTAACCTTTGTTCGGTAGTTTGCCCTGTTAACTGCATTTCTTTAAAAAAATCAGAAGATAAAGATGGTCGTTGGTATTCTGAATTTTTTCGGATAAATATTTCGCGTTGTATTTTTTGTGGTTTATGTGAAGAAGCTTGCCCGACAGCAGCAATTCAATTGATTCCAGATGTAGAGTTAAGCGAAATTAAAAGAAATAGATTAATTTATGAAAAAAAAAATTTATTGATTTCCGGTCCAGGAAAATTTCCTAAATATAATTTTTATTCTATTTCAGGGGTTAATAAAAAAAAAGTATTTAATGATGCTTCTTCAAAAAAAATATTAAATTGCATTGATGTTACTTCTTTATTACCATAA
- a CDS encoding NADH-quinone oxidoreductase subunit J, with product MVLIFYLLSSFSILSSFWIVVGDNPIHCLLFLILLICSLSGIFFILGSFFIGILEIIIYAGAIMVLFVLVVMLIDLNERNFNIPLKNLSKFFDIISIFSLLISLFFLIIQLVFHKKKFLMFQNICIKEIGLCLFGKYIFLVELSSLLLLSSIILVCLFFKKIKFIFNSS from the coding sequence ATGGTTCTCATATTTTATTTATTAAGTAGTTTTTCTATTTTATCTTCATTTTGGATAGTCGTAGGAGATAATCCAATTCATTGTTTGTTATTTTTAATTTTATTAATATGTTCTCTTTCTGGAATTTTTTTTATTTTAGGTTCTTTTTTTATTGGAATATTAGAAATAATTATTTATGCTGGTGCGATTATGGTGTTATTTGTTTTGGTGGTAATGTTAATTGATTTAAATGAACGTAATTTTAATATTCCATTGAAAAATCTTAGTAAATTTTTTGATATTATTTCTATTTTTAGTTTATTGATAAGTTTATTTTTTTTAATTATCCAATTAGTTTTTCATAAGAAGAAGTTTTTAATGTTTCAGAATATTTGTATTAAAGAAATTGGTTTATGCTTATTCGGTAAATATATTTTTTTAGTCGAATTATCTTCTTTATTATTGTTGTCTTCTATAATATTAGTATGTTTATTTTTTAAAAAGATAAAGTTTATTTTTAATTCTTCATAA
- the nuoK gene encoding NADH-quinone oxidoreductase subunit NuoK: MFLLNHGIILSIILFFIGLFSLLIRKNLIFILISLEVLTHSVILAVVLIGHYWNQRDSQVMYIFIVTSSAAEISIILAIFLKIYQRYGTLDIYKLSEIYK, encoded by the coding sequence ATGTTTTTATTAAATCACGGGATTATTTTGTCTATTATTTTATTTTTTATTGGTCTTTTTTCTTTATTAATTCGAAAAAATTTAATATTTATATTAATTAGTTTAGAGGTATTAACTCATTCAGTAATATTAGCAGTAGTATTAATTGGACATTATTGGAATCAACGGGATAGCCAAGTAATGTATATTTTTATTGTAACTTCGTCTGCAGCTGAAATAAGTATTATATTGGCGATTTTTTTAAAAATATATCAACGTTATGGTACGTTAGATATATATAAATTAAGTGAGATTTATAAATGA
- a CDS encoding NADH-quinone oxidoreductase subunit L: protein MNLIYFVIFSPLISFFLLIFFQKFISNRQVAIISIISMFISLLSFIYVAYDYYYLCYKSITFHIPFFHWMTIKNYSIKFNFLVDVYSLSMLGMVLLISLCIYFFSFWYMNNSLECSKYFMYTNLFIFFMMLFILTENLVSMFFTWEIVGIFSYLLIGFYFKKEENGYAAIKSFLMTRIGDVFFLISIFLIFFKFRTLDFFVLNHLRGEIIYLNSCSYYIFFIAFFLILAAVGKSAQVPFHTWLTSAMCGPTPASALIHAATLVTMGVYLIIRLYALFLYNLYIMRLLSSIGCITIIISSISAIFEKDIKRILAFSTISQIGYMFLALGTNNVLGAFYHLIFHSFFKSLLFLSAGSIIKHMNGERNILKMGGLYRKMPFIYVVFLIGCSSLASFPFLSSSCYSKGEILLNLLAKKENIFFLCSLLGVFLTSIYSFRMIFLVFHGYNKSIILSIQKNFFYYLSMIFLCLGCTPCTWYILSKIFLNMIYIPEIIRIQYWYIEYISFGVTLVGLMCVYIFYIKQPIFFKGHCLKIIFFPLTSLVFNDWFFDIFYSYFFVRSYLNIIKYFNSKNYFNIEKYFLNFINFSKKEIFKIELINIVYHIKWYIYCLEIVLILMFLEKILVSRWRFL, encoded by the coding sequence ATGAATTTAATTTATTTTGTTATTTTTTCCCCTTTAATTAGTTTTTTTTTATTAATTTTTTTTCAAAAATTTATTTCTAATAGGCAGGTTGCAATAATTAGTATTATTTCTATGTTTATTTCTTTATTGTCATTTATTTATGTTGCATATGATTACTACTATCTATGTTATAAATCTATAACTTTTCATATACCCTTTTTTCATTGGATGACTATAAAAAATTATAGTATTAAATTTAATTTTTTAGTAGATGTATATTCTTTATCAATGTTAGGAATGGTATTGTTAATTAGTTTGTGTATTTATTTTTTTTCTTTTTGGTATATGAACAATTCTTTAGAATGCTCTAAATATTTTATGTATACGAATTTATTTATTTTTTTTATGATGTTATTTATATTAACTGAAAATTTGGTTAGTATGTTTTTTACTTGGGAAATAGTTGGTATTTTCTCATACTTATTAATTGGATTTTATTTTAAAAAAGAAGAAAATGGATATGCAGCAATTAAATCATTTTTAATGACACGCATAGGTGATGTATTTTTTTTAATATCTATTTTTTTAATTTTTTTTAAATTTCGTACATTAGATTTTTTTGTTTTAAATCATTTAAGAGGAGAAATAATTTATTTAAATAGTTGTTCATATTATATATTTTTTATTGCTTTTTTCTTGATTCTTGCTGCAGTAGGTAAATCTGCTCAAGTTCCTTTTCATACTTGGTTAACTAGTGCTATGTGTGGGCCTACACCAGCATCTGCATTAATTCATGCAGCTACATTAGTAACTATGGGCGTTTATTTGATTATTCGATTGTATGCTTTATTTTTATATAACTTATATATAATGCGTTTGTTATCTAGTATTGGTTGTATTACTATTATAATATCCAGTATTTCAGCTATTTTTGAAAAAGACATTAAGCGTATTTTAGCGTTTTCTACTATCAGTCAAATTGGTTATATGTTTTTAGCATTAGGAACTAATAATGTTTTAGGTGCTTTTTATCATTTAATATTCCATTCATTTTTTAAATCGTTATTATTTTTATCTGCAGGATCAATTATTAAACATATGAATGGTGAAAGAAATATTTTAAAAATGGGTGGGTTATATAGGAAAATGCCGTTTATATATGTTGTTTTTCTTATTGGATGTAGCTCTCTAGCTTCATTTCCATTTTTAAGTTCTAGTTGTTACAGTAAAGGAGAAATTTTGTTAAATCTTCTCGCAAAGAAAGAAAATATTTTTTTTTTATGTAGTCTTTTAGGAGTATTTCTAACCTCTATATATTCATTTAGAATGATATTTTTAGTTTTTCATGGTTATAATAAATCTATTATACTGTCCATTCAAAAAAATTTTTTTTATTACCTTTCCATGATCTTTTTATGTTTAGGCTGTACTCCTTGTACTTGGTATATTCTTTCTAAGATTTTTTTAAATATGATTTATATTCCTGAGATTATTAGGATTCAATATTGGTATATAGAATATATTTCTTTTGGGGTTACATTGGTTGGATTAATGTGTGTATACATATTTTATATAAAACAGCCTATTTTTTTTAAAGGACATTGTTTAAAGATTATATTTTTTCCGTTAACTTCATTAGTATTCAATGATTGGTTTTTTGATATTTTTTATTCTTATTTTTTTGTACGATCATATTTAAATATTATAAAATATTTTAATAGTAAGAATTATTTTAATATAGAAAAATATTTTCTAAATTTTATCAATTTTTCTAAAAAAGAAATATTTAAAATAGAATTAATAAATATTGTTTACCATATTAAATGGTATATCTATTGTTTAGAAATAGTTTTAATTTTGATGTTTTTAGAAAAAATACTTGTAAGTAGATGGCGTTTTTTATAA
- a CDS encoding complex I subunit 4 family protein has translation MILLIFILTPVFGAVLSYLISYVKNTFPRYVAFCSIFFCFVLSLFFYFNNFYFTKIVASSVNLYSIFYCNWFPEYGISFYFGIDKLSWCMIFLTSILGLVAIFCEWNSVHDHSGMFYFFLLLVIAGIFGIFLSFDMIIFFLFWEMILIPIYFLIFFWGNFHRNKNYVYFSANKFFIYSQLSGFILLFSILSLSCIYHNYSGIWTFNYFILKNIILSDRIEVFLMFSILLAFVIKIPLVPFHSWMPDLQECLPFSNSVDLIIILLKPAIYGLLRFNLVFFPHSLHKFSLFLMCWGLFSMWYGSIMAFSQSNLKRLIAFSSISSMGIIFSALHSENIFAYQGMIIYLLSYMISTTALLILINKIFKHMKTHNIRHIRGLWSCMQFIPSFFLFFSFANLNIPITGNFSGEFMMFYGIFSSFPIISCLFIFGLIFSSIYSLMMIQRVCYGTTNHCVVKNELTVFDIILLTFFTILLIALGLNPNFILQFSHDISEKLYQNYIFLITR, from the coding sequence ATGATTCTTCTGATTTTTATTTTAACACCTGTTTTTGGAGCTGTATTATCATATTTAATATCCTATGTTAAAAATACATTCCCTCGTTATGTAGCTTTTTGTTCTATTTTTTTTTGTTTTGTTCTTTCTTTATTTTTTTATTTTAATAATTTTTATTTTACGAAAATTGTAGCCTCTTCAGTTAATTTATACTCTATTTTTTATTGTAACTGGTTTCCTGAATATGGAATTTCTTTTTATTTTGGTATAGACAAGCTATCTTGGTGTATGATTTTTTTAACATCTATACTAGGTTTAGTTGCAATTTTTTGTGAATGGAATTCTGTTCATGATCATTCAGGGATGTTTTATTTCTTTTTATTGCTGGTAATTGCAGGTATATTTGGTATTTTTTTATCCTTTGATATGATAATATTTTTTTTGTTTTGGGAAATGATATTGATTCCTATTTATTTTTTAATTTTTTTTTGGGGTAATTTTCATAGAAATAAAAATTATGTTTATTTTTCTGCTAATAAATTTTTTATTTATTCACAGTTATCTGGTTTTATTTTATTATTTTCTATTTTAAGTTTATCTTGTATTTATCATAATTATTCGGGAATTTGGACGTTTAATTATTTTATTTTAAAAAATATTATTTTATCAGATCGCATTGAAGTTTTTTTAATGTTTAGTATATTATTAGCTTTTGTAATAAAAATTCCATTAGTTCCTTTTCATAGTTGGATGCCAGATCTTCAAGAATGTTTGCCTTTTTCTAATTCAGTTGACTTAATTATAATATTGCTAAAACCAGCGATATATGGATTATTGCGATTTAATTTAGTATTTTTTCCTCATTCATTACATAAATTTTCTCTTTTTTTAATGTGTTGGGGACTGTTTTCTATGTGGTATGGATCTATAATGGCTTTTTCTCAAAGTAATCTTAAAAGATTAATAGCGTTTTCTTCTATTTCTAGTATGGGTATTATTTTTTCAGCTTTGCATAGTGAAAATATCTTTGCTTATCAAGGGATGATTATATATTTATTATCTTATATGATATCTACTACTGCTTTATTAATTCTTATTAATAAGATTTTTAAGCACATGAAAACACATAATATACGTCATATTCGTGGATTGTGGTCGTGTATGCAATTTATTCCTTCATTTTTTTTATTTTTTTCGTTTGCTAATTTAAATATTCCGATTACTGGGAATTTTAGTGGTGAATTTATGATGTTTTATGGGATTTTTTCATCTTTTCCTATTATTAGTTGTTTATTTATTTTTGGTTTGATTTTTTCTTCTATTTATTCGTTAATGATGATACAACGGGTTTGTTACGGTACTACTAATCATTGTGTAGTTAAAAATGAATTAACTGTCTTTGATATAATTTTATTAACTTTTTTCACTATATTGTTAATAGCCTTAGGGTTAAATCCTAATTTTATCTTACAATTTTCTCATGATATATCAGAGAAATTATATCAAAATTATATTTTTTTGATTACTAGGTAA
- a CDS encoding NADH-quinone oxidoreductase subunit N: protein MIRLFYNIKSILPIFIFIFSMVAIFYSIYLKKSMYWGYIISILSIFFSILTVLYLRNLISEYCSDLIKVDQYSYFSIFILLISSFYTCIFSHPWFLFKTQRSIEFYFFIFLSTIGGIIVSISFHFFTLFLGIELLFLPLLGILMFFPKSKKNLLSLMVYMILSIFSSTLLLLGFSFIYFVSGRLCFSYFSYFFIFNPSLMLGSIMLSGIGILCLSLFFKLSLFPLHTWSPGIYENVNSCSLIYFSTVTKIAILSFLMHLFLYVPFLFQTSSLYFIIKFFALASVIFGSIAAIIQTNIQKIIGYLSISNLGILILIILTFSYSNSLLLTKLLSIYLFNYVLSIIGFFSIKSIVDLSFFSQNNCFITTDNSLIGLFWIDPVLGITMTIILFSLSGFPITLGFWGKFFFLRYLIQKNFFFTVLVIITSGIIGTQSYLFVLRSLYFKKIQNEQINKKFNFCITQLQKILIVCIGLILVILGLFPKVIFNFF, encoded by the coding sequence ATGATTAGATTATTTTATAACATTAAATCTATATTACCAATTTTTATATTTATTTTTTCTATGGTTGCTATATTTTATAGCATTTATTTAAAAAAAAGTATGTATTGGGGATATATAATTTCTATATTAAGCATCTTTTTTAGTATTTTAACAGTCTTATATTTAAGAAATTTAATTTCAGAATATTGTTCTGATTTAATTAAAGTTGATCAATATTCTTATTTTTCTATTTTTATTTTATTAATTTCAAGTTTTTATACTTGTATTTTTTCTCATCCATGGTTTTTATTTAAAACTCAACGTTCTATTGAATTTTATTTTTTTATTTTTTTATCTACTATTGGTGGTATTATAGTTTCTATATCATTTCATTTTTTTACTTTATTCTTAGGAATAGAATTATTATTTTTACCATTATTGGGTATTTTGATGTTTTTTCCTAAATCTAAAAAGAATTTATTATCCTTAATGGTATACATGATATTATCTATTTTTTCTTCTACTTTGTTATTATTAGGTTTTTCTTTTATTTACTTTGTTTCTGGACGGTTATGTTTTTCGTATTTTTCGTATTTTTTTATATTTAATCCTTCTTTAATGTTAGGAAGCATTATGTTGTCAGGAATAGGGATATTATGTTTATCTCTTTTTTTTAAGTTATCCCTATTTCCTTTACATACCTGGTCTCCTGGTATATATGAAAACGTTAATTCTTGTTCGTTGATTTATTTTTCTACAGTAACCAAAATTGCGATTTTGTCATTTTTAATGCATCTTTTTTTATATGTTCCATTTTTATTTCAAACATCTTCCTTATATTTTATTATTAAATTTTTTGCTTTAGCTTCTGTGATATTTGGTAGTATAGCAGCTATTATTCAAACTAATATACAAAAAATAATAGGTTACTTATCAATTTCTAATCTTGGAATATTAATATTAATTATATTAACATTTTCTTATAGTAATTCTTTATTACTAACTAAGTTATTATCAATTTATTTATTTAACTATGTATTAAGCATCATTGGTTTTTTTAGTATTAAAAGTATTGTTGATTTAAGTTTTTTTTCTCAAAATAATTGTTTTATTACTACAGATAATTCTTTAATTGGTCTTTTTTGGATAGATCCTGTTTTAGGGATTACAATGACAATCATTTTGTTTTCTTTATCTGGTTTTCCTATTACTTTAGGATTTTGGGGAAAATTTTTTTTCTTAAGGTATTTAATTCAAAAGAATTTTTTTTTTACAGTATTAGTGATTATTACTAGCGGTATAATTGGGACTCAAAGTTACTTGTTTGTTCTTAGAAGTTTATACTTTAAAAAAATTCAAAATGAACAGATAAATAAAAAATTTAATTTTTGTATTACTCAATTGCAAAAAATTTTAATTGTATGTATTGGTTTAATTTTAGTAATTTTAGGATTATTTCCTAAAGTAATTTTTAATTTTTTTTAA
- a CDS encoding ribose-phosphate pyrophosphokinase: MKLFSGNSVLNLANNISKHLKIKLGDASVSKFSDGEVSVQINENIRGSDVFLIQSTCSPVNDNVMELIIMIDALRRASAGRITAVIPYFGYARQDRRIRSSRVPITAKVIADILSSAGVDRILTVDLHSEQIQGFFNIPIDNIFTSFIFLKDLKAMNFLNPVFVSPDIGGIIRTRIIAKLLNDSEMAIIDKRRPSINISRVMHIIGNIKNKDCILIDDMIDTGSTLCKAAEALKKYGSRNIYAYATHPIFSGQAYYNLKTSCIDEVIICDTIPLSQKIKFLKNIRVITVSEIIAEAIHRIHQEQSISEMFFN, translated from the coding sequence ATTAAATTATTTTCTGGAAATTCTGTTTTAAATTTAGCTAATAATATCTCTAAACATTTAAAAATTAAATTAGGTGATGCTTCTGTTAGTAAATTTAGTGACGGGGAAGTTAGCGTACAAATAAATGAAAATATAAGAGGATCAGATGTTTTTTTAATACAATCTACTTGCTCTCCTGTAAATGATAATGTTATGGAGTTAATAATTATGATTGATGCATTAAGGAGAGCTTCTGCTGGAAGAATTACAGCTGTAATTCCTTATTTTGGTTATGCTCGACAAGATAGAAGAATTAGATCTTCACGAGTACCTATTACTGCAAAAGTTATTGCTGATATCTTGTCTAGCGCTGGAGTAGATCGAATTTTAACAGTTGATTTACATTCTGAACAAATCCAAGGATTTTTTAATATTCCTATAGACAATATTTTTACTAGTTTTATTTTTCTAAAAGATCTTAAAGCAATGAATTTCTTAAATCCAGTATTTGTATCCCCAGATATTGGGGGAATTATACGAACAAGAATTATTGCAAAATTATTAAATGATTCTGAAATGGCTATTATTGACAAACGCAGGCCAAGCATAAACATTTCTCGAGTAATGCATATTATTGGAAATATAAAAAATAAAGATTGTATCTTAATAGATGATATGATTGATACCGGATCAACATTATGTAAAGCTGCTGAAGCACTAAAAAAATATGGATCACGTAATATTTATGCATATGCAACTCATCCTATTTTTTCGGGTCAGGCATACTATAACCTAAAAACATCATGTATAGATGAAGTTATTATATGTGATACTATTCCTCTCTCTCAAAAAATAAAATTTTTAAAAAATATTAGAGTAATAACTGTATCAGAAATAATAGCAGAAGCTATTCATCGAATCCATCAAGAGCAATCAATTTCAGAAATGTTTTTTAATTAA
- the prfA gene encoding peptide chain release factor 1 encodes MKKSIITKMQNLIKRYEELELLLSSNDTVFDKEEFLKLSKEYSSLFDLHKIFVSWLEVKSEIKNIKLLLNDSVIGELAEEELFLAKKKKKIIEKKIKILLIPIDPYDKNSCFIEIRAATGGNEAAIFSGDLCKMYMRYADLKSWKVKIINFHIGEKGGYKEIVLKVSGSGVCGRLKFESGGHRVQRVPKTESQGRVHTSACTVAIMPEPSISEKIILNSVDLKIDTFRSSGAGGQHVNTTDSAVRITHIPTGYTVECQDERSQHKNKEKALSVLSAKIYSEHCAKKELESSLMRRNLLGTGSRTDRNRTYNFSQNRVTDHRINLTIYRLNEVLSGKLDLLIEPLLQEHQADLLLTVEKK; translated from the coding sequence ATGAAAAAATCTATAATTACGAAAATGCAAAATTTAATAAAAAGATATGAAGAACTAGAATTATTGTTATCAAGTAATGATACAGTTTTTGATAAAGAAGAATTTTTAAAGTTATCAAAAGAATATTCTAGTTTATTTGATTTACATAAAATTTTTGTTTCTTGGTTAGAAGTAAAATCAGAAATAAAAAATATTAAATTATTGTTAAATGATTCTGTGATTGGTGAATTAGCTGAAGAAGAGTTATTTTTAGCGAAAAAAAAAAAAAAAATTATTGAAAAAAAGATCAAAATCTTATTGATACCTATTGATCCATATGATAAAAATAGTTGTTTTATTGAAATACGGGCAGCTACAGGGGGAAATGAGGCTGCTATTTTTTCTGGAGATTTGTGTAAAATGTATATGCGGTATGCTGATTTAAAATCCTGGAAAGTAAAAATTATTAATTTTCATATAGGTGAAAAAGGCGGTTATAAGGAAATTGTATTAAAGGTTTCTGGTTCTGGAGTATGTGGACGATTAAAGTTTGAATCTGGAGGACATAGAGTACAGCGTGTTCCAAAAACAGAATCACAAGGACGTGTTCATACTTCTGCGTGCACTGTAGCTATTATGCCTGAGCCGTCTATATCAGAAAAAATTATTTTAAATAGTGTAGATTTAAAAATAGATACTTTTCGTTCTTCTGGTGCCGGAGGGCAGCATGTTAATACAACAGATTCTGCCGTTCGTATTACACATATTCCTACTGGATATACAGTAGAATGTCAAGATGAACGTTCACAACATAAAAATAAAGAAAAAGCATTATCAGTTTTATCTGCAAAAATTTATTCTGAACATTGTGCAAAAAAAGAATTAGAAAGTTCTTTAATGAGAAGAAATTTACTAGGAACAGGATCTCGGACAGATAGGAATAGAACATATAACTTTTCTCAAAATCGGGTGACAGATCATCGTATTAATTTGACGATATATCGTTTAAATGAAGTTTTATCTGGTAAGTTAGATTTATTAATAGAACCTTTATTACAGGAGCATCAAGCAGATTTGTTATTAACAGTGGAAAAAAAATAG
- the prmC gene encoding peptide chain release factor N(5)-glutamine methyltransferase, whose product MNVLTWLLTSQKKLVRSFTPKLDVELLLCFVLKISKEKLFLKQNKIIHENDLYILNTFLRRRILGEPVAYILQKKEFWSLPLFVSRHVLVPRPDTEILVEQVLLKVSSVCKNILELGTGSGAISLALASEFPKCKITGTDISLPSLSIARYNAIQLNIKNIKFIYSDWFSNVPVKRFHIIVSNPPYLSEDDLSLASSRDLFFEPRHALVSGKHGIECIQYIIENSFRYFISSGWLYIEHCHKQALKVKILFQKNFYTKVSSVMDYSNRNRVTFGYLNK is encoded by the coding sequence ATGAATGTTTTAACATGGCTATTAACTTCTCAAAAAAAATTAGTTAGAAGTTTTACACCTAAACTGGATGTAGAGTTATTATTATGTTTTGTATTAAAAATATCAAAAGAAAAACTATTTTTAAAACAAAATAAAATAATTCATGAAAATGATCTATATATTTTAAATACTTTTTTACGTAGAAGGATTTTAGGGGAACCAGTTGCTTATATTTTGCAAAAAAAAGAATTCTGGTCACTTCCCTTATTCGTTTCCCGACATGTTTTAGTTCCACGACCAGATACAGAAATTTTAGTAGAACAGGTATTATTAAAAGTTTCTTCAGTTTGTAAGAATATCCTAGAATTAGGAACTGGTAGTGGAGCTATATCTTTAGCTTTAGCTTCAGAATTTCCTAAATGTAAAATTACAGGAACCGATATTAGTTTACCATCTTTATCGATAGCAAGATATAATGCTATTCAGTTAAATATTAAAAATATTAAATTTATTTATAGTGATTGGTTTTCAAATGTCCCTGTTAAAAGATTTCATATAATTGTAAGTAATCCTCCATACTTATCTGAAGACGATTTATCGCTAGCTTCTAGCAGAGATCTTTTTTTTGAGCCACGTCATGCCTTAGTTTCAGGAAAGCATGGAATTGAATGTATACAGTATATTATAGAAAATTCTTTTCGTTATTTTATTTCTTCAGGATGGTTATACATAGAACATTGTCATAAGCAAGCTTTGAAAGTAAAGATTTTGTTCCAAAAAAATTTTTATACTAAAGTTTCTTCTGTCATGGATTATTCTAATCGTAATAGGGTAACTTTTGGTTATTTGAATAAATAA